The DNA window GCAGCCCTCGCAGCGCGGCTTGCTGCGACAGTAATCCTTGCCTACGTGGACGATCTGGGCGTGAAATTCGTTGTAGGTGGCCAGGTCCTGGGGGAGCTGGCCCGTGCAGAAATCCTGCAGGTGGTCGTAGCCGATCTCCTCGTCCACCAGGGCGTGGCGCGAGAGGATTCGGCGGGTGTAGGCATCCACGACGAAAACCGGGTGCCCGGCCGCGTAGCAGAGAATGGAGTCGGCGGTTTCTTTTCCGACCCCGTGCACGCCCAGCAGCCAGGCGCGCAGCTCGCCCGTCGGCGCGGCGAACATCCTACTTAGATCGCCGCGCCAGTCATCCATCACGGCACCAACAAGGCTCTTGAGCCGCTTGCTCTTCAGGTTGAAGTAACCGGCCGGTTGGATGAGCGCGGCCAGCTCATCGTGGGAGATCTGGTGGAGCTTCTTCAGGGAGAGCAGTCGCTCGCGCTTGAGGTTCGCGATGGCCTTCTCCACGTTGGTCCAGGCTGTGTTCTGCACCAGCACCGCGCCGACCATGACTTCCAGCGGCGTCTCGCCGGGCCACCAGCCCAGCGGGCCATAGTGCTTGCTCAGCGCGCGGTGATAGCGCAGCAGCGGCGTGGATTTGGGGGCGCTGGGCATGGCGTCGGTCTCCGCCCCCAAGCCTACAACAAATGGAGAAATTGGGATTGGGAGGGCCCTCCCGAAAAGACTAGAGTGCCGCCGCGATGGCAGATGAGAGCGACAACAAACTCCCCAGGGCGCGCGGCCTCAAACGCGAGGGCTTTGGCAAGTCCCGCATGAGCCAGGAACTGGGCCTGAAGAAAAAGCACCGCAAGGCCGTGGGCGGCGAGGATGCGCCCGAGGGCATCGTGCTGGGTCACGTGCGCGTGGTGCTGCTGAGTACCGCCGGCGCCGGGAACATCGGTCAGTGCTGCCGCGCCATGCTCAACATGGGGCTCACGCGTCTCTATCTGGTCAACCCGTGCAAGGAGTGGCGCTCTTCCCAGTCGCGGCAGATGGCCGTGGGCGCCGCGTGGGAACTACTCAAAAACGCAACCGTCTGTGAGAGCATCGAGGAAGCACTGGCGGGAACTCACTACGCCATCGCCGTGACCTCGGCTACGCACCGCAAGCGCACCAACGTGCAGAAGTACGAGCACCTGCTCCCGCGGCTGAGCGATTCATCCCACGAGGGTGACGTCGCCCTTGTCTTCGGCAACGAAGCCAACGGCATGAGCAATGAAGAGATCCACGCCTGTCACGAGGCCGGTGAGCTGATGACCAATCCAAACTACAGCTCGCTCAACCTGGCGCAGGCCGTTCTGCTCGCCACCGCGCAGGTCTACGCGTACCGCCGCGAGAACCCGCCGCCCGAGCGCCCGTACCCCACCGCCACCCATGATCAGCTCGAATATTTTTACGAGCACCTCTGGCGCGTTCTCGAACGCACCCATTTCATGCCCAAGCAGAATCCCATGGCGCTCTTCGAGCAGATCCGCGCCATGTACGGGCGCATTCCCCTCGAAGACCGCGAGGTCAACCTGCTGCGGGGAATTCTCAGTCACTTCGAATGGAATCTGGACAACCCGGGCAAGGCGGATTGAGGCGGTAGGGGGCCACGGATTCAGTGGATGCGATCTGATGCCGAGTAGGGGCGGGGTCTACCCGCCCCTCCTCCTCCGGTATTCCGGATCATCCTGCCAGTTCACGGGGTTTGCAGAGATATAATCGCGAATGCGTCCAAGAGATTCATCGTTTCGAATGATGTGGTCGTAGTAGCCCCGCTGCCAGAGCTGTCCACCCAGTTGCCGGATGTCCTTTGCGCAACGC is part of the Chrysiogenia bacterium genome and encodes:
- a CDS encoding TrmJ/YjtD family RNA methyltransferase; its protein translation is MADESDNKLPRARGLKREGFGKSRMSQELGLKKKHRKAVGGEDAPEGIVLGHVRVVLLSTAGAGNIGQCCRAMLNMGLTRLYLVNPCKEWRSSQSRQMAVGAAWELLKNATVCESIEEALAGTHYAIAVTSATHRKRTNVQKYEHLLPRLSDSSHEGDVALVFGNEANGMSNEEIHACHEAGELMTNPNYSSLNLAQAVLLATAQVYAYRRENPPPERPYPTATHDQLEYFYEHLWRVLERTHFMPKQNPMALFEQIRAMYGRIPLEDREVNLLRGILSHFEWNLDNPGKAD
- a CDS encoding endonuclease III domain-containing protein — translated: MPSAPKSTPLLRYHRALSKHYGPLGWWPGETPLEVMVGAVLVQNTAWTNVEKAIANLKRERLLSLKKLHQISHDELAALIQPAGYFNLKSKRLKSLVGAVMDDWRGDLSRMFAAPTGELRAWLLGVHGVGKETADSILCYAAGHPVFVVDAYTRRILSRHALVDEEIGYDHLQDFCTGQLPQDLATYNEFHAQIVHVGKDYCRSKPRCEGCPLSPFFQTPPAR